From Antedon mediterranea chromosome 9, ecAntMedi1.1, whole genome shotgun sequence, a single genomic window includes:
- the LOC140058207 gene encoding uncharacterized protein produces MYHAFEDDRTPAWICTICQGNNYSSVLFDLHRTSDLHSNTRDSSCSDNTSISSLSSPTYASTPIKPKPKTITGSRPLRILNINCQSLVKKKPQLNNLIESGKPDIMMLTETWFKNEIKDSEYFSKSYTIHRRDRSLQAQGGGLIVAVNSSIPSSREYDLEQDNTEVIWVKVKLIQLLIGGDFNFPGWDWNHNTCYNSCPFPSLHSRFYGILCDNGLTQVVREATRGKNILDLIATNRPTFVRRTQVLPGISDHSIVYTELTLKLPRKNQVPRSIILYNKADWIGLAMHMRTLPPFTLTSSVDDDWNRVKTHLNEGIKKYIPSKIVKKKESSPWISRSLKRMMRRRDKAYKACTKRGRTQDEEKFRLLKSQCQREMRKQYWEYIENMITPKEDKNTYQPIKKFWKYIKHRKNGFTGVSDIKDDGRLVTDDKAKPEPLNQQFQSTFIHESPLTHTFPPTEHTLMPEVNITEEGVCKLLKELHPAKASGPDNISPRVLRELATDISPIFCGLFKKSLNTGIVPSDWKNANIVSIFKKGQPSVKRNYRPIGLTSIASKVMEHIITSSLMNHA; encoded by the exons ATGTACCATGCTTTTGAAGATGACAGAACTCCAGCATGGATATGCACAATCTGTCAGGGCAACAACTATAGCTCTGTGCTGTTTGACCTGCATAGAACAAGTGATCTGCATTCAAATACAAGAGATAGCAGCTGTTCAGATAACACCAGCATCAGTAGTCTATCAAGTCCAACTTATGCATCAACACCAATTAAACCTAAACCCAAGACTATAACTGGATCAAGACCCCtcagaatattaaatattaactgTCAATCCTTAGTAAAAAAGAAGCCCCAACtaaataatttgatagaaagTGGAAAACCAGATATTATGATGCTAACTGAGACATGGTTTAAGAACGAAATTAAAGACTCTGAATACTTTAGTAAATCGTATACCATTCATAGACGGGATCGGAGTCTCCAAGCCCAGGGCGGAGGACTCATAGTTGCAGTCAACAGCTCGATACCTAGTTCCAGAGAGTATGACTTAGAACAGGACAATACTGAAGTTATTTGGGTTAAAGTGAAGTTGATCCAGT TACTCATCGGAGGTGACTTTAACTTCCCCGGATGGGACTGGAATCACAACACATGCTATAATTCCTGCCCCTTTCCTTCACTGCATAGCAGATTCTATGGTATACTTTGTGATAATGGCCTCACACAAGTTGTAAGAGAAGCCACCAGAGGAAAAAACATCCTTGATCTAATAGCAACTAACCGCCCAACTTTCGTACGTAGGACCCAGGTGTTACCAGGTATCAGTGATCACAGCATTGTGTACACTGAGCTAACCCTTAAACTTCCTAGAAAGAATCAAGTTCCAAGATccattattttatacaataaggCTGACTGGATAGGATTGGCAATGCATATGAGGACCTTGCCACCGTTCACATTAACAAGCTCTGTTGATGATGACTGGAATAGGGTTAAAACTCATCTCAATGAaggtataaaaaaatacatcccAAGCAAAATCgtaaagaaaaaagaatctTCCCCATGGATATCTCGGAGCCTAAAAAGAATGATGCGTAGACGGGATAAAGCCTATAAAGCTTGTACAAAACGTGGCCGTACACAGGATGAAGAGAAATTCCGTCTCTTGAAGAGCCAATGTCAAAGAGAAATGAGAAAGCAATATTGGGAATACATAGAGAATATGATAACCCCTAAAGAAGATAAAAACACCTACCAACCCATAAAAAAGTTCTggaaatatataaaacataggaAAAATGGCTTCACTGGCGTCAGTGACATTAAAGATGATGGCAGACTAGTAACCGATGATAAAGCGAAACCCGAGCCTCTAAATCAACAGTTTCAGTCAACATTTATACATGAAAGTCCTTTGACTCACACATTTCCCCCTACCGAACACACGCTCATGCCAGAAGTTAACATCACAGAAGAAGGAGTCTGCAAATTGCTGAAAGAGCTGCATCCAGCAAAAGCCTCGGGACCTGACAACATAAGCCCAAGAGTGCTCCGAGAACTTGCAACAGATATATCCCCGATATTCTGTGGCTTGTTCAAGAAATCTTTAAATACTGGGATTGTGCCTAGTGACTGGAAGAATGCAAATATTGTCTCCATCTTCAAGAAAGGCCAGCCTAGTGTCAAAAGAAATTACCGACCTATTGGCCTGACAAGTATCGCATCTAAAGTCATGGAGCACATCATCACTAGTAGTCTGATGAACCATGCATAA